The following are from one region of the Acidobacteriota bacterium genome:
- a CDS encoding class I SAM-dependent methyltransferase, producing the protein MRKEGHDEKIRARIERLTWYHTIDLGDGLITPGIFDHRPYLAEYGIPADLKGMTVLDIGAASGFFSFEMERRGGAVTATDLPKMQDHDFGPLHRAAREDGEDDSYIHRPFLLARELLGSSVERREMNVYDMTPEALGTFDLVFCGSVLLHLSDPVRALWKIRTVTRRTAIIATVIHPLPTREPAAVFHGNRSGDVWWLPNRSGFEAMVQSAGSAGWEWFSEFRLDYRDGRVGHPHGVIRAWNSTERPADLPPPPKAPPSSGPLTRALRRLKSGLGRC; encoded by the coding sequence ATGAGAAAAGAGGGGCATGATGAAAAGATCCGGGCCCGGATCGAGCGGTTGACCTGGTATCACACGATCGACCTGGGAGACGGCCTGATCACTCCCGGAATCTTCGATCACCGGCCCTATCTGGCCGAATATGGAATTCCGGCGGATCTCAAAGGGATGACCGTTCTGGATATCGGCGCCGCTTCGGGATTCTTTTCTTTTGAAATGGAGCGACGCGGCGGCGCCGTCACCGCGACCGATCTTCCGAAGATGCAGGATCACGATTTCGGACCGCTCCATCGAGCCGCTCGTGAGGATGGAGAGGACGACAGCTACATCCACAGGCCCTTTCTGCTGGCCCGGGAACTCCTGGGGTCCTCCGTCGAACGGCGCGAGATGAACGTCTACGATATGACCCCGGAGGCGTTGGGAACCTTTGATCTCGTGTTCTGCGGCAGCGTTCTCCTTCACCTCTCGGATCCGGTCCGGGCTCTGTGGAAGATCCGGACCGTCACCCGCCGAACGGCGATCATCGCCACGGTCATTCATCCCCTGCCCACCAGGGAACCCGCCGCCGTTTTTCACGGGAACAGAAGCGGCGATGTCTGGTGGCTGCCGAACCGGAGCGGCTTCGAAGCCATGGTGCAGAGCGCCGGGTCCGCCGGTTGGGAATGGTTTTCGGAGTTTCGTCTGGATTATCGCGACGGCCGGGTGGGCCATCCCCATGGGGTCATCCGGGCTTGGAATTCGACCGAACGCCCCGCAGATCTTCCCCCGCCTCCCAAGGCTCCTCCATCCTCCGGTCCATTGACCCGGGCTCTTCGCCGGCTCAAATCCGGCCTCGGCCGATGCTGA
- a CDS encoding glycosyltransferase family 4 protein — MKILHCLHNYHPARGGAEELMRRVGERLAARGHEIAVLASNAWSVENYFLPRCGRGLMPPGEEILNGLRVRRVPFSRRGARFLNLMRAVARRLPVPGGPRIRALAWGPRSRAYARAAEEEAGRVDLIVACPLPTLNVGYAWKAARRRRRPLVVVPCFHTEDPSTYDNPLYDRWMRGAEAVIALTEGEKEYLERRPGLRGVNVRVAGVGIDLDPDGAPDGDRTREKYGIPAGDVILFLGQHGLHKGLKDLIAAMEIFWDGGGPACLVIAGNPTSHTPEIEKSASAVSAARGRKIIVIKGFPEEDKRALLREASVFVMVSPFESFGIVFLEAWREGLPVVGCVRGASAKVIEPFADGLLVEAGRPRELAGALLALILDPETRRRMGERGRARVVERYAWENVIMEWEKIYRDAAGAGPASAVSRRR, encoded by the coding sequence ATGAAAATCCTTCACTGCCTGCACAATTATCATCCCGCCCGGGGCGGGGCGGAAGAATTGATGCGCCGTGTCGGCGAACGGCTGGCGGCGCGGGGTCACGAGATTGCGGTTTTGGCGTCCAATGCGTGGTCGGTCGAAAATTATTTTCTTCCGCGATGCGGCCGGGGCCTGATGCCTCCGGGGGAGGAAATATTGAACGGCCTCCGCGTGCGGCGCGTCCCTTTCAGCCGGCGCGGGGCGCGGTTTCTTAATCTCATGCGGGCCGTTGCGCGGCGACTGCCCGTCCCGGGCGGTCCGCGCATCAGGGCGCTCGCCTGGGGGCCGAGGAGCCGGGCCTATGCCCGGGCCGCCGAAGAGGAGGCGGGCCGGGTCGATCTTATCGTCGCCTGTCCCTTACCGACCCTCAATGTCGGTTATGCCTGGAAGGCGGCCCGGAGGCGGAGGCGGCCGCTTGTCGTCGTCCCCTGTTTCCATACCGAGGACCCGTCGACCTACGACAATCCCCTCTATGACCGCTGGATGCGGGGCGCCGAGGCCGTGATTGCCCTCACGGAGGGCGAAAAAGAATACCTGGAGAGAAGACCGGGACTTCGGGGAGTGAATGTCCGGGTGGCAGGCGTCGGGATCGACCTCGACCCAGACGGCGCCCCGGATGGGGATCGAACCCGCGAAAAATACGGCATTCCGGCCGGCGATGTGATTCTCTTCCTCGGCCAGCATGGGCTCCATAAAGGGTTGAAGGATCTCATCGCGGCCATGGAGATCTTCTGGGATGGAGGCGGCCCGGCTTGCCTGGTCATCGCCGGCAACCCGACGTCGCACACTCCGGAGATCGAGAAGTCGGCCTCGGCCGTGTCCGCGGCCCGGGGCCGGAAGATCATCGTGATCAAGGGATTTCCCGAAGAGGACAAGCGTGCCCTCCTGAGAGAGGCTTCGGTTTTCGTCATGGTCTCGCCCTTCGAGTCCTTCGGCATCGTTTTTCTCGAAGCCTGGCGCGAGGGACTTCCGGTCGTGGGATGCGTGCGCGGCGCCTCGGCGAAAGTCATCGAACCTTTCGCCGACGGGTTGCTCGTCGAGGCGGGCCGGCCGCGGGAACTGGCCGGTGCGCTCCTGGCGCTGATCCTCGATCCCGAAACCCGGAGGAGGATGGGGGAGCGCGGCCGGGCCCGGGTCGTTGAACGGTATGCGTGGGAAAATGTTATCATGGAGTGGGAGAAAATCTACCGGGACGCCGCCGGCGCGGGACCGGCGTCGGCGGTCTCACGACGAAGGTGA
- a CDS encoding glycosyltransferase, which yields MNKGDERRIEQGSGFALVEDGGEKGGLFFVHDGGRRVRTDALGRAVWESLPGQRNEVLSRVRKRLAVPGPMAVDFLDVMTAAGIVGEAGGMRETARTETADAQNRPEGLVSAVVVTNRGEAHIRTCLSSLRNQTCGELEIILVDNASRDKTAEITAREYPDVRRVRMRKNLHYAAGVNRGVREARGEYLFILNDDTEVEPSCIENLRRRLAGDPGAAAAVPVMRFFDLRGFVNSVGNHIRGKGWGSDNFIGAVDLGLFDVPAETPSACFGAVLVRRADFEKTGGLDEGFTAYYEDVDWSFRVRFLGRRIVTCGSAVVYHKFGGSAMPGPHKLRLVVRNRLRLVLKLFRGKMRTDYLISYVKEDAKTAASLAARKDWRGVSAYPRAYVSLLLSIPGILRKRASVMKRRDRDFDEASLPGNANAYPRLIDDEGYPVLDAGAYFRHYSWEYERLRAGAVMRGTDETAERAAPGAREREPSPEEGRVAVIIVNWNTRDALAACLRAVERNGADVPIETLVVDNASTDGSADMVETDFPVVRILRNRLNAGFAGGVNVALRELMARSGIEFILLLNPDAVLQPGTLEVLVRHMKNRPEAGACGPSLVLPNGRLQPGAGGFLPTARTAFEHFFLPSRLLRVVRPLFLRQEAWAGETTAVEVEWLSGACLMVRRRAVEQTGLLDERYFLYAEDIDWCARMAGRGWRIHYLPWAAAVHAHGLASGEFDVRWLRGLLDFTARTRGRFDFAAFRLFAVAGFLLRAARFAVIGPRGRDLPGGKAACMLRYAGTAMTYRNQAKRVETPDVFEI from the coding sequence ATGAACAAAGGCGATGAACGACGGATCGAACAGGGGTCCGGATTCGCCTTGGTGGAGGACGGTGGAGAGAAGGGAGGCCTGTTCTTCGTTCATGACGGCGGGAGACGTGTGCGGACGGATGCGCTGGGACGGGCGGTGTGGGAAAGTCTGCCCGGACAACGGAACGAGGTTCTATCCCGGGTCAGAAAGCGGCTGGCCGTGCCGGGACCCATGGCGGTGGATTTCCTGGATGTCATGACCGCGGCCGGGATCGTTGGAGAAGCCGGGGGCATGCGGGAGACGGCCCGGACGGAAACAGCCGATGCGCAGAATCGACCTGAAGGGCTTGTCTCGGCCGTTGTCGTGACGAACCGCGGCGAGGCGCACATCCGGACCTGCCTTTCCTCCCTCCGGAACCAGACCTGCGGGGAACTCGAGATCATTCTTGTCGACAACGCTTCGCGCGACAAGACGGCCGAAATTACGGCCCGGGAATACCCGGACGTCCGGCGTGTCCGAATGCGGAAAAACCTTCACTATGCGGCCGGCGTCAATCGGGGCGTCAGGGAGGCACGGGGCGAGTACCTCTTCATCCTCAACGACGATACCGAAGTCGAGCCCTCGTGCATCGAAAACCTCCGGCGGCGGCTGGCCGGGGATCCCGGGGCTGCGGCGGCCGTCCCCGTGATGCGGTTTTTTGACCTCAGGGGCTTCGTGAACAGCGTTGGAAACCACATCCGGGGCAAGGGTTGGGGAAGCGACAACTTCATCGGGGCGGTGGACCTCGGGTTGTTCGATGTTCCGGCCGAGACGCCATCGGCCTGTTTCGGAGCCGTTCTGGTGCGACGGGCGGATTTCGAGAAAACGGGGGGATTGGACGAGGGGTTCACGGCCTACTATGAGGATGTGGACTGGAGTTTCCGGGTCCGGTTCCTGGGGCGGCGGATCGTCACCTGCGGTTCGGCCGTTGTCTATCACAAGTTCGGCGGATCCGCCATGCCCGGGCCGCACAAACTCCGTCTTGTCGTCAGGAACAGGCTCCGGCTCGTTCTGAAACTTTTCCGGGGAAAGATGCGGACCGATTACCTGATCAGCTATGTCAAGGAGGATGCAAAGACGGCGGCGTCGCTCGCCGCTCGGAAGGACTGGCGTGGGGTGAGCGCCTATCCAAGAGCCTACGTGTCTCTCCTGCTGTCGATCCCCGGGATTCTCCGGAAAAGAGCGTCCGTCATGAAAAGGCGGGACCGGGATTTCGACGAGGCCTCGCTTCCCGGAAATGCGAACGCCTATCCCCGGCTGATCGACGACGAGGGATATCCTGTGCTCGATGCCGGGGCGTATTTCCGCCACTATTCCTGGGAATATGAACGATTGCGGGCGGGGGCCGTGATGCGGGGAACGGATGAGACGGCGGAGAGGGCGGCGCCGGGCGCGCGGGAGAGAGAGCCGTCGCCGGAAGAAGGTCGCGTCGCCGTCATCATTGTGAACTGGAACACCCGGGATGCGCTCGCCGCATGCCTGCGTGCCGTCGAAAGGAACGGGGCGGATGTGCCGATCGAGACCCTTGTCGTCGACAACGCCTCGACCGACGGCAGTGCGGATATGGTTGAGACCGATTTTCCGGTTGTGCGGATTTTGAGGAACCGCTTGAATGCGGGCTTTGCCGGAGGCGTGAATGTCGCCCTCAGGGAGCTGATGGCGCGAAGCGGGATCGAGTTTATCCTGCTGTTGAATCCTGATGCCGTTTTGCAGCCCGGCACTCTCGAGGTCCTGGTCCGGCATATGAAAAACCGTCCCGAGGCGGGAGCGTGCGGACCGTCCCTGGTTCTTCCAAACGGACGGCTGCAGCCGGGGGCCGGAGGATTCCTGCCGACGGCCCGAACGGCCTTCGAACACTTTTTCCTTCCGTCCCGTCTTCTTCGGGTTGTGAGGCCGCTTTTTCTCCGGCAGGAGGCCTGGGCCGGCGAAACGACGGCGGTCGAGGTCGAATGGCTTTCGGGAGCCTGTTTGATGGTCCGTCGGCGGGCCGTCGAGCAAACCGGACTTCTCGATGAAAGGTATTTTCTCTATGCCGAGGACATCGACTGGTGCGCCCGGATGGCGGGGCGTGGCTGGCGGATCCATTACCTGCCGTGGGCGGCCGCGGTGCATGCCCACGGCCTGGCCTCGGGAGAGTTTGATGTCCGCTGGCTCCGGGGACTGCTTGACTTCACGGCAAGAACCCGCGGCCGGTTCGATTTTGCCGCCTTCCGGCTGTTTGCCGTTGCCGGTTTTCTGCTCCGCGCAGCGCGCTTTGCCGTGATCGGCCCCCGAGGCCGTGATCTTCCGGGCGGAAAGGCGGCGTGTATGCTGCGATATGCGGGAACGGCCATGACATATCGAAATCAGGCAAAACGAGTTGAAACGCCGGATGTTTTCGAGATATGA
- a CDS encoding sulfatase-like hydrolase/transferase, which translates to MKSILFLFIICLTVLPGCRTDKADGEDFTSWRAASEIINIPKKTGQSNHLDNILFLDDFFGNFDKIRIEHRLVHEIYELPLPAIEVKQGSAKQRRGTLKISGEDIVLQLALDNDLMTSRKLNLLELDLDSRDDLDIKVFMTPKGREEATDLQGGVGIFVHEFFSPGGTGKADRIMTLNLTQRFGLYPLPMGRLTIKIAGAEQDRRAVTLRLNGVRLLSPNVYFTRTAPVLDYHRYGGADRRRLKSVFFPAGTEATYTLVPNPEREEEPVVIDGYLGSVDGRDVGFEIRINEDVLVSGKAGSDIEHFREVIPSARAAGPLVMTIRVTGESGQVGFLGNMSVYHPWKERRNVVLYLIDALRADMGGIQTPLFEEFNAGAVFSNAYANATATADSLPSLFTGKYKFTLVEKPADNPFISNKETLLAEYFKRKGYMTVAFINNPWLDLSNASRGFDQIYFCWNPLENAKISPSSTPWNPMFPTIRLSKTGCFQRGPLRKSWSGFSDISRKLPTAPLSKTRRTKS; encoded by the coding sequence ATGAAATCGATTCTTTTCCTGTTCATCATATGCCTCACGGTTCTTCCGGGTTGCCGAACGGACAAAGCCGACGGGGAAGACTTCACGAGCTGGCGTGCGGCATCCGAAATCATCAACATTCCGAAAAAGACCGGCCAGTCGAATCATCTGGATAACATTCTGTTTCTTGACGATTTTTTTGGAAATTTCGACAAGATCCGCATCGAGCACCGCCTTGTCCACGAAATATACGAATTGCCGCTTCCGGCGATCGAGGTGAAACAGGGTTCGGCGAAACAGCGGCGCGGGACCCTGAAAATCTCAGGAGAAGACATCGTCCTCCAATTGGCCCTCGACAACGATCTCATGACATCCCGTAAACTGAATCTTCTGGAGTTGGACCTGGACTCCCGCGATGATCTCGACATCAAGGTTTTCATGACTCCAAAAGGCCGGGAGGAAGCCACCGATCTGCAGGGGGGAGTGGGTATTTTCGTCCACGAGTTTTTTTCGCCCGGCGGAACCGGGAAAGCCGACCGGATCATGACTCTCAACCTAACCCAGCGATTCGGCCTGTATCCCCTCCCGATGGGCCGCCTGACGATCAAAATTGCGGGAGCGGAACAGGACCGGCGGGCCGTCACATTGAGATTGAACGGCGTCCGGCTGCTCTCCCCGAACGTGTATTTCACCAGGACCGCACCCGTCCTGGACTACCACCGGTACGGCGGCGCAGATCGGCGTCGTCTGAAGTCCGTGTTCTTCCCGGCCGGAACCGAAGCCACTTACACCCTTGTCCCCAACCCCGAAAGGGAGGAGGAACCCGTTGTTATCGACGGTTACCTGGGAAGCGTGGACGGTCGCGATGTCGGTTTCGAAATCCGCATCAATGAGGACGTCCTTGTCTCCGGCAAGGCGGGTTCCGATATTGAACATTTCCGGGAAGTGATCCCCTCCGCCCGTGCGGCGGGGCCGCTGGTTATGACCATCCGGGTGACCGGCGAATCCGGACAGGTCGGCTTCCTCGGAAACATGAGCGTCTACCATCCCTGGAAAGAACGGAGAAACGTCGTTCTCTACCTGATCGATGCTTTGCGGGCGGATATGGGCGGCATCCAAACCCCGCTTTTTGAAGAGTTCAACGCCGGAGCGGTTTTTTCAAACGCCTATGCCAACGCGACGGCGACGGCGGACTCTCTCCCCTCCCTTTTCACCGGGAAATACAAGTTCACCCTGGTCGAGAAACCCGCGGACAACCCCTTCATCAGCAATAAAGAGACACTCCTCGCCGAATATTTCAAGCGCAAGGGTTACATGACGGTCGCATTCATCAACAACCCTTGGCTGGACCTGTCCAATGCTTCCCGGGGATTCGACCAGATCTATTTCTGCTGGAATCCGCTTGAAAACGCAAAAATCTCGCCTTCTTCCACACCATGGAACCCCATGTTCCCTACGATACGCCTCTCGAAGACAGGGTGTTTTCAAAGGGGGCCTCTCCGGAAATCCTGGAGCGGCTTTTCCGACATTTCACGGAAACTCCCCACAGCCCCACTCTCAAAGACCCGACGGACGAAGAGTTGA
- a CDS encoding sulfatase, which yields MTGRFGFRGIPVWGILATALFLGYFAACSRGSGEPPSVILISIDTARVDRLGLYGNPRPTSPYLDAIGRRGLVFDQAVTVTENTLISHASLFTGLFPAAHGTTYEDGGVPLNSAYVTLAEDFLESGLYQTAGFAAHGTWLCEKFGMDQGFQVFQTGFRSADVVIEEAETWLKDRRDPDKPFFLFIHLFDPHSDFDGRPYQAPEPFHGRWTSGYQGRFTDWEERTPNGSLFLVAVTEGRIRITPEEAEHFRDQYDEGLAYTDDRLGRFLEKHGRDENLFVVITSDHGEEFLEHGYMLHSSLYDPVVRIPLIIVPPPHLERRYGVPRRLREQVRIVDLRPTILDMAGLPPPEACQGVSLNSWLTGRDKICPAGPAPFYHTAVRWDGFKLYETRQGPALFDLTADPGEQVNLHGLPEHQVRIDRMNAFLRRQVKQDLEVRAVFRDSSRDPQSPMDARDLDRLRSLGYIK from the coding sequence ATGACTGGACGTTTCGGATTCCGGGGGATCCCGGTTTGGGGGATTCTCGCGACCGCCTTGTTTCTCGGCTATTTTGCTGCCTGCTCCCGAGGCTCCGGTGAGCCTCCATCCGTCATCCTGATCTCCATCGACACGGCCCGCGTCGATCGCCTCGGCCTCTACGGCAACCCGCGCCCAACCTCGCCTTACCTGGACGCCATCGGGCGGCGGGGTCTTGTTTTCGACCAGGCGGTCACCGTCACGGAAAACACCCTGATTTCCCATGCCTCCCTTTTCACAGGATTATTCCCGGCGGCCCATGGGACGACATATGAAGACGGAGGAGTCCCCCTGAATTCGGCCTATGTCACGCTCGCCGAGGATTTCCTCGAATCAGGGCTTTATCAAACCGCGGGGTTTGCGGCCCACGGCACCTGGCTGTGTGAAAAATTCGGCATGGACCAGGGTTTCCAGGTTTTTCAAACCGGTTTCCGGTCAGCCGATGTGGTGATCGAGGAAGCGGAGACCTGGTTGAAGGATCGCCGGGATCCGGACAAGCCTTTTTTTCTTTTCATTCATCTTTTCGATCCCCACTCCGATTTCGATGGCCGGCCCTACCAGGCCCCGGAACCCTTCCACGGCCGCTGGACTTCGGGCTATCAGGGGCGCTTTACGGACTGGGAGGAACGCACCCCGAACGGGAGCCTGTTTCTTGTCGCGGTGACGGAGGGACGAATCCGGATTACACCTGAGGAAGCCGAGCACTTCCGCGACCAATATGATGAGGGGTTGGCTTACACGGACGACCGTCTGGGCCGATTCCTGGAGAAACACGGGAGGGACGAAAATCTCTTCGTCGTGATCACTTCGGATCATGGAGAGGAATTTCTCGAACACGGTTATATGCTGCATTCTTCGCTCTATGATCCGGTTGTCCGGATTCCCTTGATCATCGTCCCGCCGCCGCATCTTGAAAGAAGGTACGGGGTGCCCCGCCGCCTCCGGGAGCAGGTCCGTATCGTCGATCTGAGACCCACGATTTTGGACATGGCCGGCCTGCCTCCCCCCGAAGCCTGCCAGGGGGTCAGTCTCAATTCATGGCTGACCGGACGGGATAAGATCTGTCCGGCGGGCCCCGCACCCTTTTATCACACGGCCGTCCGCTGGGACGGCTTCAAGCTTTACGAAACACGACAGGGCCCGGCCCTTTTCGATTTGACCGCCGACCCCGGAGAACAGGTCAATCTCCATGGTCTGCCGGAACATCAGGTAAGAATCGACCGGATGAACGCTTTTCTCCGTAGGCAGGTCAAGCAGGACCTCGAGGTCCGCGCGGTTTTTAGGGATTCCTCAAGGGATCCGCAATCTCCGATGGACGCCCGGGATCTGGACCGGTTGCGGAGCCTCGGCTATATCAAATAA
- a CDS encoding class I SAM-dependent methyltransferase, with amino-acid sequence MTVRAVAGDRKRRDFPWTWDQFQRYAALGEILAASKPADGRSIRVLDVGGVSPDRSGVGVWFPIRRIHDGPSVVCDVADIDARSALEEGSGCYVRSTGGALPFPDRAFDVAAALDVLEHVPAARREAFLHELCRVSSGLVVLSAPCRDPRVEAVESLLADQVHRLTGVAQAQLEEHRRYGLPDPGSVSEILGREMPAGSGVGFGSLSDTLLFHYVRNDFLLRRRSGRVLEALDRFLAARGAASIHEKPFARMLWVYGRNMPQADLDGLLQGILKRPAGADPGGIESPSPGDLAAEMAAYHAGHTVSALVALPSGTKRLASCLDHLLSQEVDFDFEVCVWDPDEKPDVRRLLSGSYPGVRVFGSAAEGATAGSFLKAVTTLRGAWTLLVSDRAQLPREVSTRLLESAGETGDGSVIAPRNVRRRYFNAVWIGGRWTPGRLLAGRIPRPSRHVPKPAEAAWIYSECLFFERSLIFSRRFPSGRLGRRDVFLWRASGRGVRPEYLSRVSVFIR; translated from the coding sequence ATGACGGTCCGCGCCGTCGCCGGCGACCGGAAAAGACGGGATTTTCCGTGGACGTGGGATCAATTCCAGCGCTACGCCGCCCTCGGCGAAATCCTGGCCGCCTCGAAGCCTGCGGACGGAAGGTCGATCCGCGTGCTCGATGTGGGGGGCGTTTCTCCCGATCGATCGGGGGTGGGCGTCTGGTTCCCGATCCGCCGGATCCATGACGGGCCGTCCGTCGTGTGTGATGTCGCGGACATCGACGCCCGTTCCGCCTTGGAGGAGGGCTCCGGTTGCTATGTCCGGAGCACGGGCGGCGCACTTCCCTTCCCCGACCGGGCGTTCGATGTCGCGGCGGCCCTGGACGTCCTGGAACATGTACCCGCCGCCCGTCGCGAAGCCTTTCTCCATGAATTGTGCCGCGTCTCGTCCGGACTCGTCGTGTTGTCCGCGCCCTGCCGTGATCCCCGGGTCGAGGCCGTCGAGAGCCTCCTAGCGGATCAGGTCCACAGGTTGACCGGCGTCGCCCAGGCTCAACTTGAAGAGCATCGGCGATACGGATTGCCCGATCCCGGATCCGTGTCGGAAATTCTCGGAAGAGAAATGCCCGCCGGATCGGGAGTCGGCTTCGGATCCCTGTCCGACACGCTTCTCTTTCATTACGTCCGGAACGATTTTCTGTTGAGGAGGCGGTCCGGCCGCGTCCTCGAAGCCTTGGACCGGTTCCTGGCGGCCCGCGGTGCGGCCTCGATCCATGAAAAACCCTTTGCCCGGATGCTCTGGGTCTATGGACGGAACATGCCGCAGGCCGATCTCGACGGCCTCCTCCAAGGGATTCTGAAGCGTCCGGCCGGGGCGGATCCCGGCGGGATCGAATCCCCGTCTCCCGGCGATCTGGCGGCGGAGATGGCCGCCTATCACGCCGGGCATACGGTCTCGGCGCTCGTTGCCCTCCCCTCGGGGACGAAACGGCTGGCGTCCTGCCTCGACCATCTTTTGAGCCAGGAAGTGGATTTCGACTTCGAGGTCTGTGTCTGGGATCCGGATGAGAAACCGGACGTGAGGCGGCTTCTTTCCGGGTCTTATCCGGGTGTCCGTGTTTTCGGGTCCGCGGCGGAAGGTGCGACGGCGGGAAGTTTCCTGAAGGCCGTGACGACGTTGCGCGGCGCCTGGACGCTCCTTGTCTCGGACCGCGCCCAACTGCCTCGGGAGGTCTCGACGCGCTTGCTTGAATCGGCCGGCGAGACGGGCGACGGCTCCGTCATCGCCCCCCGGAACGTGCGCCGAAGATATTTCAACGCCGTGTGGATTGGCGGCCGATGGACGCCGGGGCGGCTCCTGGCCGGCCGGATTCCGCGCCCGTCCCGTCATGTGCCGAAGCCGGCGGAGGCCGCCTGGATTTACAGCGAATGTCTTTTTTTCGAGCGGAGCCTGATCTTCTCCCGGCGATTCCCCTCCGGGCGCCTCGGCCGCCGGGACGTTTTCCTGTGGCGGGCCTCCGGGCGGGGTGTCCGTCCGGAATACCTCTCCCGGGTTTCGGTTTTCATCCGCTGA
- a CDS encoding ABC transporter ATP-binding protein, whose protein sequence is MAPKTTRPAVVLDNVGVRFRLDAAGPVSLRRDGLRAMSTVFRRRRRSEFWALRDIGLDIRPGEIFGVIGGNGAGKSTLLKIMAGIYPPTTGSVRVEGIPAPLIELGAAFNPELTGAENIFLSGSIYRVPRREIRRRFDEIAEFSGIREFLHVPVKNYSSGMFIRLAFSIIIFFRPDIVLIDEVFSVGDEIFQQKSFEKILSFRERGAAIVLVSHDLNLVARIAGRVAVLSRGRLAFVGEAGEAVAFYRELLLGGESLDAVPIGQGGARSPAGDSRRFGDRRVEITSVVFTGADGLPRTSFRTGEQFEARLAFNSKLGPGEGRAVFGVGLHTVYRMLIYGPNTRDGGMGAPGEPPLPPRGVVRFIVPSLTLLPGDYLFSASVYDATLNTAHDHHDQMYRFRVEDCGAKEFGTVRVQSRWELEEA, encoded by the coding sequence ATGGCTCCGAAAACAACCCGTCCGGCGGTCGTCCTGGACAACGTCGGCGTCCGGTTCCGGCTCGATGCCGCGGGGCCGGTCAGCCTGCGCCGGGACGGCCTCCGGGCCATGAGCACGGTCTTCCGGAGACGCCGGCGGTCCGAGTTCTGGGCCCTGCGCGATATCGGCCTCGATATCCGGCCCGGGGAAATCTTCGGTGTCATCGGCGGGAACGGAGCCGGCAAGAGCACGCTCCTCAAGATCATGGCGGGGATCTACCCGCCGACGACGGGGTCGGTCCGTGTCGAGGGCATCCCGGCTCCGCTGATCGAACTCGGCGCGGCCTTCAATCCGGAGCTTACGGGTGCGGAGAACATCTTTCTCTCCGGGTCGATCTACCGCGTGCCGCGCCGGGAAATCCGCCGCCGTTTCGACGAAATCGCCGAATTTTCGGGAATCCGCGAATTCCTCCACGTCCCCGTCAAGAACTACTCATCGGGAATGTTCATCCGTCTGGCCTTCTCCATCATCATCTTCTTCCGGCCCGATATCGTCCTCATCGACGAGGTTTTTTCCGTCGGCGACGAGATCTTCCAGCAGAAGAGCTTCGAGAAGATTCTGTCGTTCCGGGAGCGTGGGGCGGCCATTGTGCTTGTTTCCCATGACCTCAACCTGGTCGCCCGCATCGCCGGTCGGGTCGCCGTCCTCAGCCGGGGCCGGCTCGCCTTTGTCGGGGAGGCGGGGGAGGCCGTGGCTTTCTACCGCGAACTCCTGCTCGGCGGAGAAAGTCTCGATGCGGTCCCGATCGGTCAAGGCGGAGCCCGGTCCCCGGCGGGGGATTCCCGCCGCTTCGGCGACCGGCGGGTCGAGATCACGTCCGTTGTCTTCACCGGCGCCGATGGTCTTCCTCGGACCTCTTTTCGCACCGGAGAGCAATTCGAGGCGCGGCTCGCCTTCAACTCGAAACTTGGGCCCGGCGAAGGCCGTGCGGTTTTCGGCGTCGGCCTGCACACGGTCTACAGGATGCTGATCTACGGGCCCAATACGCGGGACGGCGGGATGGGGGCTCCCGGCGAGCCGCCCCTCCCTCCCCGCGGTGTCGTCCGCTTCATCGTGCCCTCCCTGACCCTTCTCCCGGGTGATTATCTCTTTTCCGCCTCGGTCTATGATGCGACGCTCAACACGGCCCATGACCACCATGACCAGATGTACCGGTTCCGGGTCGAGGACTGCGGAGCGAAGGAGTTCGGCACAGTCCGGGTCCAATCCCGCTGGGAACTCGAGGAGGCATGA